The genomic stretch ACCCGCACCGAGCTGGTGGCCGATCTCAACCTTCTCTTCATGTGCGGGCTTCCCGGATACGGGCCGGGCGATCTGATCGAGGCTTACATCGACGGGGACCAGGTGTGGATCCGCATGGCCGACTACTTTGCCCGCCCGATGCGCCTGACGCCGGCGGAAGGCCTGATGCTCTACGCCGGAGGGCAGGCGCTGGCCGCCGTCTCAGGGCCGGACCCGGCGCTGGAGCGGGCGATGGAACAGCTCTCAAAGGCGTTGACCCCGGGAGCGCTGGAAAGGGTGAGCGTGGGCCTGGAGGCCCCGGAAGGGCTTGCGATCGTTAAGGAGGCGCTGGAGAGCAAGCGGCAACTCCACCTGGTCTACCAGTCGCAGTCCAAGGACGAGGTCACCGAACGGGACGTCGACCCGTGGGCGCTGCTTTTGTCGGATGGACGCTGGTACCTGCTTGGGTTCTGCCACAAGGTGGAGGACGAGCGGATCTTTCGCATCGACCGGATGCGCAGCGTCCGCCGGCTGGAGGACGCTGCACAGATCCCGGATGACTTCGACCTGTCCCGGTACGACTCGGTTTACTTCGAGAGCGAGAACGCCCTGACCGTGACGCTGGACATAGCTCCGCGAGCCAACTGGGTGTGCGATTACTACCCGCTGCTGTCGCAGGAGTCCCTCGACGACGGGTGGATTCGAATCCGCCTGAAGGCTGGAGGGGTGGCCTGGCTCGAGAGGCTGTTGCTGAGGCTGGGCCCGGAGGCCCGGATCATCGAGCCGGATTCGCTGAAGGAAAAGCTGAAGGCGACCGCCGCGTCGATGGCCCGGCGGTACGCCTCGAGCGAAGGCTGAATCTAAGCCGTTTTGCCAAGCATGCGAGTGACCTTGGTTCCACACGTGGGGCAAAGGCCCTGCGCGGCTTTTCGGCCGTTCGGCAGATCCTTCTTCTCACCCTCGAACTTGCGCTTCTCCCGGCACTTCACGCAGTAGCCTTCGTACGTTTCAGCCATTTGAGGCTCCTCTCTCAGTAAAGGCTTTATCCGCCTGTTTACGCACAAATGAACTTTCACGCTAGCACAGGCTCAGGCACAGCCTGAGGATATGCAGGCGCAACGGCACCCGGGCGGCCCTCGCAGAGCGGCCGGTGCTGTGGTGTACTCGGTGCCCAATTTGCCGTCGAAGAAGGAGACAAGACCAGTGGCCAGACAGGTGATTTCCACTCCCGATGCCCCA from Actinomycetota bacterium encodes the following:
- a CDS encoding WYL domain-containing protein, giving the protein MANLEDRFRRLLLLVPYVLRNNGATVDEVSERFDITRTELVADLNLLFMCGLPGYGPGDLIEAYIDGDQVWIRMADYFARPMRLTPAEGLMLYAGGQALAAVSGPDPALERAMEQLSKALTPGALERVSVGLEAPEGLAIVKEALESKRQLHLVYQSQSKDEVTERDVDPWALLLSDGRWYLLGFCHKVEDERIFRIDRMRSVRRLEDAAQIPDDFDLSRYDSVYFESENALTVTLDIAPRANWVCDYYPLLSQESLDDGWIRIRLKAGGVAWLERLLLRLGPEARIIEPDSLKEKLKATAASMARRYASSEG
- a CDS encoding DUF5679 domain-containing protein, translated to MAETYEGYCVKCREKRKFEGEKKDLPNGRKAAQGLCPTCGTKVTRMLGKTA